One Massilia sp. 9096 genomic window carries:
- a CDS encoding glycoside hydrolase family 16 protein produces the protein MNNQHQKRQAVWDRFQAIAAGCVLACAASQASASVSNPVIGQLLWSEEFNGSTLNTATWTATDGNGCQINLCGYGNAELEYYSPNNLSIVDVPFEAGTRALAIKAQRQTVGSNVFTSGKLDTHGKVQVQYGMVEIRMAAPNVATGLWPAAWMLGTAAQTWPRNGEIDIMEQGHSASQRTAAGSPSTNNFVGSNVITWQQSACVTGNESCAASTAWQTKNWYVPSTSLAGRFVKYRLYWTESEMRFTVVDNGVEYNMYNNVLPVNSASLQAPFYLLLNLAVGGNFTDATSASQVTAPLPGTMYVDYVRVYQLDGKGSVKLGNQIQPETGKFGVFTDNTAVNNKLVAGTSSDIYLWNSASSGAGNTAPYEGSNVIAWAYTTPGQWWGGGVQSRQARDLSNFRNGTLKFRIKIPANVSFNIGVGDTYTNQNYVNFPANTTAYGLVRNGDWAQASIPVSTLLGAKVAAQSLLDVFMISSDANNLPGSAFQFAIDDVYYDSGTASTTPPPSTLTSVTQTSATMLQFTANTGSWADVHYTVNGGAQQNVRMQLGGSTNTYTAGGLKIGDVVQYSFTYWDAGKNYAVDTAAQSYTMH, from the coding sequence GTGAATAACCAACATCAAAAACGTCAGGCGGTTTGGGATCGTTTCCAAGCCATCGCAGCCGGGTGTGTCCTGGCCTGCGCGGCATCGCAGGCCTCGGCCAGCGTCAGCAACCCGGTCATCGGCCAGCTGCTGTGGTCGGAAGAGTTCAATGGCTCGACCTTGAACACGGCCACCTGGACCGCCACCGACGGCAATGGCTGCCAGATCAACCTGTGCGGCTACGGCAACGCCGAGCTCGAGTACTACAGCCCGAACAACCTGTCGATCGTCGACGTGCCCTTCGAGGCCGGCACGCGCGCGCTCGCGATCAAAGCGCAAAGGCAGACGGTGGGCAGTAACGTCTTCACCTCGGGCAAGCTCGACACCCATGGCAAGGTGCAGGTCCAGTACGGCATGGTCGAGATCCGCATGGCCGCGCCGAACGTCGCCACCGGCTTGTGGCCGGCCGCGTGGATGCTCGGCACCGCCGCGCAGACTTGGCCGCGCAACGGCGAGATCGACATCATGGAGCAGGGCCATAGCGCCTCGCAGCGCACGGCGGCCGGCTCGCCGTCGACCAACAACTTCGTCGGCTCGAACGTGATCACCTGGCAGCAATCGGCCTGCGTCACCGGCAACGAGAGCTGCGCCGCCTCGACCGCCTGGCAGACCAAGAACTGGTACGTCCCGAGCACCTCGCTGGCGGGCCGTTTCGTGAAATACCGCCTGTACTGGACCGAGAGCGAGATGCGCTTCACGGTGGTCGACAACGGCGTCGAGTACAACATGTACAACAACGTCCTGCCGGTCAATTCGGCCTCGCTGCAGGCGCCGTTCTACCTGCTGCTCAACCTGGCGGTGGGCGGCAACTTCACCGACGCCACCTCGGCCAGCCAGGTCACGGCGCCGCTGCCGGGCACGATGTACGTCGATTACGTGCGCGTGTATCAGCTGGACGGCAAGGGTTCGGTCAAGCTGGGCAACCAGATCCAGCCCGAAACCGGCAAGTTCGGCGTGTTCACCGATAACACGGCGGTCAACAACAAGCTGGTGGCCGGCACCAGTTCCGACATCTACCTGTGGAACAGCGCGTCGAGCGGCGCCGGCAACACCGCCCCGTACGAGGGCAGCAACGTGATCGCCTGGGCTTACACGACGCCGGGTCAGTGGTGGGGCGGCGGCGTGCAGTCGCGCCAGGCGCGCGACCTGTCCAACTTCCGCAACGGCACGCTGAAGTTCCGCATCAAGATCCCGGCCAACGTCTCGTTCAACATCGGCGTGGGCGACACCTACACCAACCAGAACTACGTCAACTTCCCGGCCAACACCACCGCCTACGGCCTGGTGCGCAACGGCGATTGGGCCCAGGCCTCGATCCCGGTCTCGACGCTGCTCGGCGCCAAGGTGGCGGCGCAGTCGCTGCTGGACGTCTTCATGATCTCGAGCGACGCCAACAACCTGCCGGGTTCGGCCTTCCAGTTCGCGATCGACGATGTCTACTATGACTCCGGCACCGCCAGCACCACGCCGCCGCCGTCCACCCTGACCTCGGTCACGCAGACCTCGGCGACGATGCTGCAGTTCACCGCCAACACCGGCAGCTGGGCCGACGTGCACTATACGGTCAACGGTGGCGCGCAGCAGAACGTGCGCATGCAGCTCGGCGGCAGCACCAACACCTACACGGCGGGCGGGCTGAAGATCGGCGACGTGGTCCAGTACAGCTTCACCTACTGGGACGCCGGCAAGAACTACGCGGTCGATACCGCCGCGCAGAGCTACACGATGCATTGA
- a CDS encoding HAD-IA family hydrolase, which translates to MSVTSSALPQSSQLPERSFAAFLFDMDGTILTSIKAAERVWGEWAAGHGLDVAAFLPTIHGKRTEETIRALALPGVDPVREAAAITRAEIDDVAGIEAIVGAHDFLSSLPRERWAIVTSAPRALAQARIAAAGLPMPAVLVAAEDVERGKPAPDPFLLGASKLGVPPGDCLVFEDTLAGLRSAAAAGMASIVVTTTHAHPLETAQLDDIADVLDYEHIRAVTGADGMLRVTRPTRQN; encoded by the coding sequence ATGTCCGTCACTTCATCCGCCCTGCCCCAGTCGTCCCAGCTGCCTGAGCGTTCCTTCGCCGCCTTCCTGTTCGACATGGACGGCACCATCCTCACCTCGATCAAGGCCGCCGAACGCGTCTGGGGCGAATGGGCCGCCGGCCACGGCCTCGACGTCGCCGCCTTCCTGCCGACCATCCACGGCAAGCGCACCGAAGAAACCATCCGCGCACTCGCGCTGCCGGGCGTCGACCCGGTGCGCGAGGCCGCCGCCATCACCCGCGCCGAGATCGACGACGTGGCCGGCATCGAAGCGATCGTCGGCGCCCACGATTTCCTGTCCAGCCTGCCGCGCGAGCGCTGGGCGATCGTCACCTCGGCCCCGCGCGCGCTGGCGCAGGCGCGCATCGCCGCCGCCGGGCTGCCGATGCCGGCCGTGCTGGTGGCCGCCGAGGACGTCGAGCGCGGCAAGCCGGCGCCCGATCCCTTCCTGCTCGGCGCCAGCAAGCTGGGCGTGCCACCCGGCGACTGCCTGGTGTTCGAGGATACGCTGGCCGGGCTGCGCTCGGCCGCTGCCGCGGGCATGGCCAGCATCGTCGTCACCACGACGCATGCGCATCCGCTCGAGACGGCGCAGCTGGACGACATCGCGGATGTGCTCGACTACGAGCACATCCGCGCAGTGACGGGCGCGGACGGCATGCTGCGCGTCACGCGCCCGACCCGTCAGAATTGA
- a CDS encoding TonB-dependent siderophore receptor yields the protein MSSHLKILPRTIAQLVAAGAFSATFAAGALAQQQPSDPQADGLGANGPVQRVEVTGSYIRRADAETTSPVQVISTKELKNSGYTSVAEVLQHITANGAGTLSQNFTGGFAGGASGISLRGLNDNATLVLIDGHRMTSYPLADDGSRSFVDISNIPFDSIERIEILKDGASALYGSDAMAGVVNVILKKNLTGTMLSAEGGRATEGGGKTQHFSVTHGMGDLDADGYNAYVSAEYRHQDPIFYTQRQGRGIWQQLDMSPFGGNNSMPGMITPQNTAPNTLSPYLVNPNVTRVPGADNSAAFAFLPGTACASYAQLAGGGCAFTNPNKVIQPRTENINLLASYTRKLGGDWQANLKASMFESRATLPQDPTYYPSSYANQLEMLPGIAPHYIAGSAIPAIRVPANYPGNPFGVPAMLRGAIPGAPEHDVITDSKAYRLVADFTGSLGAWDLDLSFGYTRDNLERKAPGSLNVPALNAALNRSGTPFSLTSPSAADLASITTTPSSFDTSELDFAEGHATRSLAKLAGGDLQVSAGGQIFHTKLSAPSMPNADGITSGAYAFGSDTVSSVFAEFSAPVLKSLELDGAVRYDHYKLAGNSTTPKVAFKFTPNEVIALRGTLAKGFRAPGPAENGNSASSGGVGNAADPILCPGGYRPDGRYPVGTVIASCNASLIGLTTTNPDLKPEHSVSATLGVILEPVRGWSTTLDLYQITVNDQIVGGPLSGTPVRLAPAPGDCADGNGGTVTCTPAIGRIAYYPATPINANSTRTRGLELDTRYRWNLGSYGRLRTELQYTHAFSYVMTIAGQAYELAGGHGPAGIGADTANPKDRAQLEFEWERGALDVATTLHWTKGYDLTDPTSGQLTCADGGTMNGVFPSGNTPDQFCRVHGFLETDLTVNYKVDPKWTLHASVTNLFNQQPPVDVSTYGSGYPYNLSLHSAGAVGRFFNVGANYRF from the coding sequence ATGTCGAGTCATCTGAAAATTTTGCCGCGCACGATCGCCCAGCTGGTGGCGGCCGGCGCCTTCTCCGCCACCTTCGCCGCCGGCGCGCTGGCCCAGCAGCAGCCGAGCGATCCGCAAGCCGATGGCCTGGGCGCCAACGGCCCCGTGCAGCGCGTCGAGGTCACCGGTTCCTACATCCGGCGCGCCGACGCCGAGACGACCAGCCCGGTGCAGGTCATCAGCACCAAGGAATTGAAGAATTCCGGCTACACCTCGGTCGCCGAAGTGCTGCAGCACATCACCGCCAACGGCGCCGGTACCTTGAGCCAGAATTTCACCGGCGGTTTCGCCGGTGGCGCCAGCGGCATTTCGCTGCGCGGCTTGAACGACAACGCGACCCTGGTGCTGATCGACGGTCACCGCATGACGTCGTATCCGCTGGCGGACGATGGCTCGCGCTCGTTTGTCGACATTTCCAACATCCCTTTCGATTCGATCGAGCGCATCGAGATCCTGAAGGACGGCGCTTCGGCCCTGTATGGTTCGGATGCGATGGCGGGCGTGGTCAACGTGATCCTGAAGAAAAACCTCACCGGCACGATGTTGTCGGCCGAGGGCGGCCGCGCCACCGAAGGCGGCGGCAAGACCCAGCACTTCAGCGTGACGCACGGCATGGGCGACCTCGATGCCGACGGCTACAACGCCTACGTCAGTGCCGAATACCGCCACCAGGATCCGATCTTCTACACCCAGCGCCAGGGGCGCGGCATCTGGCAGCAGCTCGACATGTCGCCTTTCGGCGGCAACAACAGCATGCCCGGGATGATCACGCCGCAAAACACGGCGCCGAACACGCTCTCGCCCTACCTGGTCAACCCGAACGTGACGCGCGTGCCGGGCGCCGACAACAGCGCGGCTTTCGCCTTCCTGCCGGGCACCGCCTGCGCCAGCTATGCCCAGCTGGCGGGCGGCGGCTGCGCCTTCACCAATCCGAACAAGGTGATCCAGCCGCGCACCGAGAACATCAACCTGCTCGCCAGCTACACGCGCAAGCTGGGCGGCGACTGGCAAGCCAACCTGAAGGCCTCGATGTTCGAGAGCCGCGCGACGCTGCCGCAGGATCCGACCTATTACCCATCGTCGTATGCCAACCAGCTGGAGATGTTGCCGGGTATCGCGCCGCACTACATCGCCGGCTCGGCGATTCCAGCGATCCGCGTACCGGCCAACTACCCCGGCAATCCATTCGGCGTGCCGGCCATGCTGCGAGGCGCCATCCCGGGCGCGCCCGAGCATGACGTCATTACCGATTCGAAAGCCTATCGCCTGGTGGCCGATTTCACCGGCAGCCTGGGCGCTTGGGACCTCGATTTGTCGTTCGGCTATACCCGCGACAACCTGGAGCGCAAGGCGCCCGGCAGCCTGAACGTGCCGGCGCTGAACGCCGCCCTGAACCGCAGCGGCACGCCGTTCTCTCTCACCAGCCCGAGCGCGGCCGACCTGGCGTCCATCACCACGACCCCGTCCTCGTTCGACACGTCCGAACTCGACTTCGCCGAAGGCCATGCGACCCGTTCGCTGGCCAAGCTGGCCGGTGGCGATCTGCAGGTCAGCGCCGGCGGCCAGATCTTCCATACCAAGCTGTCGGCGCCGTCCATGCCGAATGCCGATGGCATCACCAGCGGCGCCTACGCGTTCGGCTCCGACACGGTCAGCTCGGTGTTCGCGGAATTTAGCGCACCGGTGCTCAAGAGCCTCGAACTCGACGGCGCCGTGCGCTATGACCACTACAAATTGGCCGGCAACTCGACCACGCCGAAGGTGGCCTTCAAGTTCACGCCCAACGAAGTGATCGCCTTGCGCGGCACCCTCGCCAAGGGCTTCCGCGCGCCGGGTCCGGCCGAGAACGGCAACTCGGCCAGCAGCGGCGGCGTGGGCAACGCCGCCGATCCGATCCTGTGCCCGGGCGGCTACCGGCCGGATGGCCGCTATCCGGTCGGCACCGTGATCGCATCGTGCAACGCGTCACTGATCGGCCTGACGACGACCAACCCCGACCTGAAGCCGGAGCACTCGGTGTCCGCGACGCTGGGCGTGATCCTGGAACCGGTGCGCGGCTGGAGCACGACGCTCGACCTGTACCAGATCACGGTCAACGACCAGATCGTCGGCGGGCCGTTGTCGGGCACGCCGGTGCGCCTGGCGCCGGCCCCCGGCGATTGCGCGGACGGCAACGGCGGCACCGTCACCTGCACGCCGGCGATCGGTCGCATCGCCTACTATCCGGCGACGCCGATCAACGCCAACAGCACCCGCACCCGCGGCCTGGAACTCGACACCCGCTACCGCTGGAACCTGGGCAGCTACGGCCGCTTGCGGACCGAATTGCAGTACACCCACGCGTTCAGCTACGTGATGACGATCGCGGGACAGGCGTATGAGCTGGCGGGCGGCCACGGCCCGGCGGGCATCGGCGCCGACACCGCCAATCCAAAGGATCGCGCGCAGCTGGAATTCGAATGGGAACGCGGCGCGCTGGACGTCGCCACCACGCTGCACTGGACCAAAGGCTACGATCTGACCGACCCGACCAGCGGCCAGCTGACCTGCGCCGACGGCGGCACGATGAATGGCGTCTTCCCGAGCGGGAATACGCCGGACCAGTTCTGCCGCGTCCACGGTTTCCTGGAGACCGACCTGACCGTGAACTACAAGGTCGATCCGAAGTGGACCCTGCACGCATCGGTCACCAACCTGTTCAACCAGCAGCCGCCGGTGGACGTCAGCACCTACGGCAGCGGCTATCCGTACAACCTGTCGCTGCATTCGGCGGGCGCGGTCGGCCGTTTCTTCAACGTCGGTGCGAATTACCGGTTCTGA
- a CDS encoding helix-turn-helix transcriptional regulator, with translation MSEHLVTTMKLQRARLDLTQAELAQRAGVTRKSINAIETGNMAPSTLLALKLAKVLGVTVEDLFAIEVRPA, from the coding sequence ATGAGCGAGCACCTGGTCACCACCATGAAGCTTCAGCGCGCCCGCCTGGACCTGACCCAGGCCGAACTGGCCCAGCGCGCCGGCGTCACACGCAAGTCGATCAACGCGATCGAGACCGGCAACATGGCGCCCTCCACCCTGCTTGCACTGAAGCTGGCCAAGGTGCTGGGCGTGACGGTGGAAGACCTGTTCGCTATCGAGGTTCGCCCGGCTTGA
- a CDS encoding cupin domain-containing protein encodes MSRLDLSSIPVLTGTGYPEAFAEAVNGRSKQVLGDAGGLTQFGVNLVELQPGAASSQRHWHTHEDEFVMIVSGELTLITDEGETLMRAGDCAAFPAGRPNGHHLVNRSWGTALFLAVGSRIPEDSAEYPDIDLKYDGKTDSYLHRDGTPYPKAGAAGPSGAHGDSPLAAQLPIEEETLEPRVFRADHGEQDAVKPGEPR; translated from the coding sequence ATGTCGCGGCTAGACCTGAGCAGTATCCCCGTGTTGACCGGCACCGGTTACCCCGAAGCCTTCGCGGAAGCCGTCAACGGCCGCAGCAAGCAGGTGCTGGGCGATGCCGGCGGCCTGACGCAGTTCGGCGTCAACCTGGTCGAGCTGCAGCCCGGCGCGGCGTCGTCGCAGCGCCATTGGCACACGCACGAGGACGAGTTCGTCATGATCGTATCAGGCGAGCTGACCCTGATCACCGACGAAGGCGAAACCCTGATGCGCGCCGGCGATTGCGCCGCCTTTCCTGCAGGGCGCCCCAACGGCCACCACCTGGTCAATCGCAGCTGGGGCACGGCGCTGTTCCTGGCGGTCGGCTCGCGCATCCCGGAAGATTCGGCCGAGTACCCGGACATCGACCTGAAATACGACGGCAAGACGGACAGCTACCTGCACCGCGACGGCACGCCCTACCCGAAAGCGGGCGCCGCCGGACCGTCCGGCGCGCACGGCGACAGTCCACTGGCGGCCCAGCTGCCGATCGAAGAGGAAACGCTCGAGCCACGCGTGTTCCGCGCCGACCACGGCGAGCAGGACGCGGTCAAGCCGGGCGAACCTCGATAG
- a CDS encoding M1 family metallopeptidase: protein MRRIPFATAVLCAAIGLSFNPGAQAAPDASQAPFSFAKAPGHLSKNVVPLDYTVAITPDVDKRTLHGTESVKLQFKASSDTIQFNAIGMRFENVRLDGKPVKNVAIDETRQMVTVTLAAPAKPGTHVLSLAYDAKIETGPRGLFAQPFQKPDGSRDVLLSTQFEATDARRMFPCWDEPAFRARFQLSATVPAKWAAISNMPIERRVVHGDTATTTFKRSPAMASYLVEFTGGDMASISTRAGDTAINLWAVRGQENNGKVALEDARQILLDYNDYFGIPFPLPKLDAIAVPGGFQGAMENWGAITYNDQTLLLTPTSTIDNRQLVFSIEAHEMAHQWFGDLVTMGWWDDIWLNESFASWGAAKETDRRNPSWHARESEDAGKEAAMRVDARLGSHAVHYPVEDELQPQNNSDPLIIYNKGQAVLRMLEAYVGADKFRDGIRAYMKARQYSNATSTDLWNALGAASGQDIGALARAWTEQPGFPLVTATAECSGDARTLVLSQQRFLLHGQDTTRAHWAVPLRLRVGAGGTPQSVLLTQDKQRIPAGRCDQPVSLNADADGFFRVAYDERLLELNTRQFAGLPDRDRIALLDDEWALVESGAQPLSRYLALAAAMGTNPNERAWNQVLGAFDTIERAERGTPGHDAFVAWARGVVKPVAGRMGWTPAPDETAGVQRLRRTLIAHLGAWGDGAVVAEARKRFAAFVADRNSLAPDDQGTILTIVAQNADAATFEQLHAIARGAKNETEVRRFYPVLMRVRDPQLAAQAAQIALSPEIPPQADVLRLGLVLTLSAENPQLAWSTFTTHLDALTAANPGNRPNVLAKTVPEVFWSSVPLDTLQAWVKDHVEPGMAGTLADSMETARFRLDEKVRLVQAADQAVQQGQERR, encoded by the coding sequence ATGCGCAGGATCCCATTCGCGACCGCCGTCTTGTGCGCGGCCATCGGCTTGTCGTTCAACCCGGGCGCGCAGGCGGCGCCGGACGCGTCGCAGGCGCCGTTCTCGTTCGCCAAGGCCCCCGGCCACCTGTCCAAGAACGTCGTCCCGCTCGACTACACGGTCGCCATCACGCCGGACGTCGACAAGCGCACGCTGCACGGCACCGAGTCCGTCAAGTTGCAGTTCAAGGCAAGCAGCGACACGATCCAGTTCAATGCGATCGGCATGCGCTTCGAAAACGTGCGCCTGGACGGCAAGCCGGTCAAGAACGTCGCCATCGACGAGACGCGCCAGATGGTCACGGTGACGCTGGCGGCGCCGGCCAAACCGGGCACGCACGTGCTCAGCCTGGCCTACGACGCTAAGATCGAAACCGGCCCGCGCGGCCTGTTCGCCCAGCCTTTCCAGAAGCCGGACGGCAGCCGCGACGTCCTGCTCTCGACCCAGTTCGAAGCGACCGACGCGCGCCGCATGTTCCCCTGCTGGGACGAGCCGGCCTTCCGTGCGCGCTTCCAGCTCAGCGCGACGGTTCCGGCCAAGTGGGCGGCGATCTCGAACATGCCGATCGAGCGCCGCGTGGTGCACGGCGACACCGCCACCACGACCTTCAAGCGCTCGCCGGCGATGGCCTCCTACCTGGTCGAATTCACCGGCGGCGACATGGCCAGCATCTCGACCCGCGCCGGCGACACCGCGATCAACCTGTGGGCCGTGCGCGGCCAGGAAAACAACGGCAAGGTCGCGCTCGAGGACGCGCGCCAGATCCTGCTCGACTACAACGACTACTTCGGCATCCCCTTCCCGCTGCCCAAGCTGGACGCGATCGCGGTGCCGGGCGGCTTCCAGGGCGCGATGGAAAACTGGGGGGCGATCACCTACAACGACCAGACCTTGCTGCTGACGCCGACGTCGACCATCGACAACCGCCAGCTGGTGTTCAGCATCGAGGCGCACGAGATGGCGCACCAATGGTTCGGCGACCTGGTGACGATGGGCTGGTGGGACGACATCTGGCTCAACGAAAGCTTCGCTTCCTGGGGCGCGGCCAAGGAAACCGACCGCCGCAACCCGAGCTGGCACGCGCGCGAATCCGAGGACGCCGGCAAGGAAGCGGCGATGCGCGTCGACGCGCGCCTCGGCTCGCACGCGGTGCACTATCCGGTCGAGGACGAGCTGCAGCCGCAAAACAATTCCGACCCGCTGATCATCTACAACAAGGGGCAAGCGGTGCTGCGCATGCTCGAGGCCTACGTCGGCGCCGACAAATTCCGCGACGGTATCCGCGCCTACATGAAGGCGCGCCAGTATTCGAACGCCACCAGCACCGACCTGTGGAACGCGCTCGGTGCGGCCAGCGGCCAGGACATCGGGGCGCTGGCGCGCGCCTGGACCGAGCAGCCCGGCTTCCCGCTGGTGACCGCAACGGCCGAATGCAGCGGCGACGCGCGCACGCTGGTGCTGAGCCAGCAGCGCTTCCTGCTGCACGGCCAGGACACGACGCGCGCGCACTGGGCGGTGCCGCTGCGCCTGCGCGTCGGCGCCGGCGGCACGCCGCAATCGGTGCTGCTGACCCAGGATAAGCAGCGTATCCCGGCCGGCCGCTGCGACCAGCCGGTCTCGCTCAACGCCGACGCCGACGGCTTTTTCCGCGTGGCCTACGACGAGCGCCTGCTGGAACTGAACACGCGCCAGTTCGCCGGCTTGCCGGACCGCGACCGCATCGCCCTGCTCGACGACGAGTGGGCGCTGGTCGAAAGCGGCGCGCAGCCGCTGTCGCGCTACCTGGCGCTGGCCGCGGCGATGGGCACCAACCCGAACGAACGCGCCTGGAACCAGGTGCTGGGCGCATTCGACACCATCGAACGCGCCGAGCGCGGCACGCCAGGGCACGATGCCTTCGTCGCGTGGGCGCGCGGCGTGGTCAAGCCGGTCGCCGGGCGCATGGGCTGGACTCCGGCGCCGGACGAAACGGCCGGCGTGCAGCGCCTGCGCCGCACCCTGATCGCGCACCTGGGCGCCTGGGGCGATGGGGCCGTGGTGGCCGAGGCACGCAAGCGCTTCGCGGCGTTCGTGGCCGACCGCAACAGCCTGGCGCCGGACGACCAGGGCACGATCCTGACCATCGTCGCGCAGAACGCCGATGCCGCCACCTTCGAGCAACTGCACGCGATCGCGCGCGGCGCGAAAAACGAGACCGAGGTGCGGCGCTTCTACCCGGTGCTGATGCGCGTACGTGATCCGCAGCTGGCGGCGCAGGCGGCGCAGATCGCGCTCTCCCCCGAGATCCCGCCGCAGGCCGACGTGCTGCGCCTGGGCCTGGTGCTCACGCTATCGGCCGAGAACCCGCAGCTGGCCTGGTCGACGTTCACGACGCACCTGGACGCGCTGACCGCGGCCAATCCCGGCAACCGCCCGAACGTGCTGGCCAAGACCGTGCCGGAAGTGTTCTGGAGCAGCGTGCCGCTCGACACCCTGCAGGCCTGGGTCAAGGATCACGTCGAGCCGGGCATGGCCGGGACGCTCGCCGACAGCATGGAAACGGCGCGCTTCCGCCTCGACGAGAAGGTGCGCCTGGTGCAGGCGGCGGACCAGGCGGTCCAGCAGGGGCAGGAGCGGCGCTGA